A stretch of Paludisphaera borealis DNA encodes these proteins:
- a CDS encoding acyltransferase: protein MHCFVNLYGCQVGDETRIGSFVEIQKNASIGARCKISSHTFICEGVTIDDEVFIGHGVIFINDLDPRATVDGRPSTDDDWQVVPIRVCRGASIGSGAVVLGGVTIGRGALIGAGAVVTRDVAPGAVMAGVPARFLRMREEPGDR, encoded by the coding sequence ATGCACTGCTTCGTTAATCTGTACGGTTGCCAGGTCGGCGATGAAACCCGGATCGGCAGCTTCGTTGAGATCCAAAAGAACGCCTCGATCGGGGCTCGTTGCAAGATCTCCAGCCACACGTTCATCTGCGAGGGGGTCACGATCGACGACGAGGTCTTCATCGGGCACGGCGTCATCTTCATCAATGACCTCGACCCTCGGGCGACGGTCGACGGCCGCCCCTCGACGGACGACGACTGGCAGGTGGTGCCGATCCGCGTCTGCCGGGGGGCTTCAATCGGCAGTGGGGCGGTGGTGTTGGGCGGAGTGACGATCGGTCGCGGAGCCCTGATCGGAGCAGGGGCCGTCGTGACCCGGGACGTGGCCCCGGGGGCGGTGATGGCGGGCGTCCCCGCTCGATTTCTCCGGATGCGCGAAGAGCCAGGAGACCGATGA
- a CDS encoding NeuD/PglB/VioB family sugar acetyltransferase, protein MSRPILILGTGGNAHDVLDLVEALNTTTPTWDVAGFLDDARPPGTRHLGLDVLGPLHDAGNFPDHAFVNSIGSDKSFRRLPQILASTGLAAERFATLVHPSASVSSRARLGRGVVVQQGVTVGGGTVVGDFVTLCPACTVGHDTCIGDYTILAPRAVVSGFVHIDPNCYIGAASVIRQNLRIGEHSLVGTGSVVVREVAPGATVAGNPARPLAPSGERVRSRDEEEVLR, encoded by the coding sequence ATGAGCAGACCGATTCTAATACTGGGTACTGGTGGCAACGCCCACGACGTCCTCGACTTGGTCGAAGCCCTCAATACGACGACGCCAACCTGGGACGTGGCTGGCTTCCTCGACGACGCCCGACCGCCAGGGACCCGCCACTTGGGCCTGGATGTGCTCGGCCCGTTGCACGACGCGGGAAACTTCCCCGACCACGCGTTCGTCAATTCGATCGGCAGCGACAAGAGCTTCCGGCGCCTCCCACAAATTCTGGCGTCGACCGGCCTGGCGGCGGAGAGGTTCGCGACGCTCGTGCATCCGTCCGCATCGGTCTCCTCTCGCGCCCGCTTGGGCCGAGGCGTCGTCGTCCAGCAGGGGGTCACCGTGGGAGGCGGAACCGTCGTGGGCGACTTCGTCACCCTCTGCCCCGCATGCACGGTGGGACACGACACATGCATCGGCGACTACACGATCCTCGCGCCTCGGGCCGTCGTGAGCGGTTTCGTGCATATCGACCCGAATTGCTATATCGGGGCCGCCTCCGTGATCCGCCAAAACCTCCGGATCGGTGAACACTCGCTCGTCGGGACGGGCTCCGTCGTCGTCCGAGAGGTCGCCCCGGGCGCGACGGTCGCGGGGAATCCCGCACGCCCCTTGGCGCCTTCCGGCGAGCGAGTTCGCTCGCGGGACGAGGAGGAAGTCCTTCGATGA
- a CDS encoding SDR family NAD(P)-dependent oxidoreductase, which produces MSQSLEGATVLVTGGAGLIGSHIVDRLIDEGVGEIRVLDNLVRGSRDNLAAARARRPIAMIEGDVRDRETVARAVDGCDFVFHQAAIRITLCAEQPRECMDVLVMGAFNVFEAAVASSVKKVVYASSASVYGAAEVFPTDERHHPYNNRTLYGAAKQMNEGVARGFREMYGLASVGLRYFNVYGPRMDVTGAYTEVFIRWLECIDDGRPPLIHGDGSASMDFVYAEDIARANILAMRSDRTDDIYNVASGTETTLLGLWRAMQDVTGAHHLSPEFHPARKVNPVPRRLADTTRARRDLGFAAEVSLEEGLRRLVAWQRELAPGRKEMAR; this is translated from the coding sequence ATGAGTCAGTCGCTGGAAGGGGCCACGGTGCTTGTCACGGGGGGAGCCGGCCTGATCGGCTCCCACATCGTCGACCGCTTGATCGACGAGGGCGTGGGGGAAATCCGAGTGCTCGACAACCTGGTTCGCGGCTCCCGCGACAACCTGGCGGCGGCACGGGCGCGCCGGCCGATCGCCATGATCGAAGGCGACGTCCGCGACCGTGAGACGGTCGCGCGGGCGGTCGACGGCTGCGACTTCGTCTTTCACCAGGCGGCGATAAGGATCACGCTCTGCGCCGAGCAGCCCCGCGAGTGCATGGACGTTCTGGTCATGGGCGCCTTCAACGTCTTCGAGGCCGCCGTCGCCTCGAGCGTGAAGAAGGTCGTCTACGCATCCTCGGCTTCAGTCTACGGCGCGGCGGAGGTGTTCCCCACCGACGAGCGGCACCATCCCTACAACAACCGGACCCTCTACGGCGCCGCCAAGCAGATGAACGAGGGCGTCGCCCGCGGCTTTCGCGAAATGTACGGGCTGGCGAGCGTGGGCCTCCGCTACTTCAACGTCTACGGCCCTCGCATGGACGTCACCGGAGCATACACCGAGGTCTTCATCCGCTGGCTCGAATGCATCGACGACGGACGGCCGCCGTTGATCCATGGCGACGGCTCCGCCTCGATGGACTTCGTCTACGCCGAGGATATCGCGCGGGCCAACATTCTGGCGATGCGTTCGGATCGCACCGACGACATCTACAACGTCGCCAGCGGGACCGAGACGACGCTCCTGGGACTCTGGCGAGCGATGCAGGACGTGACGGGCGCTCATCATCTATCGCCCGAATTCCACCCCGCTCGCAAGGTCAACCCGGTGCCCAGACGACTGGCCGACACGACGCGGGCCCGCCGCGATCTGGGCTTCGCCGCCGAGGTCTCCCTTGAGGAGGGCCTCCGACGCCTGGTCGCCTGGCAACGTGAATTGGCGCCGGGTAGAAAGGAGATGGCCCGTTGA
- a CDS encoding glycosyltransferase family 2 protein, whose product MTSISIAIATFNRSGELRRTLEGLIGMKPVDSLEYEVLVIDNNSSDDTRAVVESFSGRFGGRLRYIWEGRQGLSRARNRAVEESRFDVVAFIDDDVDVDAFWLDRLAAACEGGDYDVVGGRALLSYPRPRPGWLGDRDEGFLTKVDHGPERRAATPDELYGVNLSIRKSSLLRVGGFRCDLGRMGDRLIGSEETELLGRVALAGGRLLYEPSAVVGHRVSPERLRRRWFWSRSYWGHRGEARMFPAWEISAYQLARRSWHVALAGGNATLAAVVHGLRSEEFFHQTLVLAARLGTWTGLAERLPSGRSSAV is encoded by the coding sequence ATGACGTCCATCTCGATCGCCATCGCCACGTTCAACCGGTCGGGGGAGCTGAGACGCACCCTCGAAGGCCTGATCGGAATGAAGCCCGTTGATTCGCTGGAGTATGAGGTCCTCGTCATCGACAACAACTCGTCCGACGACACGCGGGCCGTGGTCGAATCGTTCTCGGGTCGGTTCGGGGGACGGTTGCGCTATATCTGGGAAGGTCGCCAGGGCTTGAGCCGCGCCCGCAACAGGGCAGTGGAGGAGTCGCGTTTCGACGTCGTCGCGTTCATCGACGACGACGTGGACGTCGACGCCTTCTGGTTGGACCGCCTCGCCGCCGCGTGCGAGGGCGGGGATTACGACGTCGTCGGCGGCCGGGCCCTTTTGAGTTATCCCCGGCCCAGGCCCGGTTGGCTCGGCGACCGCGATGAAGGCTTCCTGACCAAGGTCGACCACGGCCCGGAACGCAGGGCGGCGACCCCTGATGAACTGTACGGGGTGAATCTCAGCATCAGGAAGTCGAGCCTCCTGCGGGTCGGCGGCTTTCGGTGCGATCTAGGACGAATGGGCGACCGCCTGATAGGAAGCGAAGAGACGGAACTGCTCGGCCGCGTCGCTCTCGCCGGCGGCAGGCTGCTCTACGAGCCATCGGCGGTCGTCGGGCATCGAGTCTCTCCCGAACGGCTGAGGCGTCGCTGGTTCTGGTCGCGATCCTACTGGGGCCATCGTGGTGAAGCGCGGATGTTCCCGGCCTGGGAGATCTCCGCATATCAACTCGCGCGGCGTTCCTGGCACGTCGCTCTGGCCGGCGGCAACGCGACGCTCGCCGCCGTCGTCCACGGACTGAGGAGCGAGGAATTCTTCCATCAGACCTTGGTTCTCGCCGCGAGGCTCGGGACGTGGACCGGTCTCGCCGAACGCCTCCCCTCGGGCCGATCATCGGCGGTATGA
- a CDS encoding DegT/DnrJ/EryC1/StrS family aminotransferase yields MISRDSASATLEARPDEGPVPFLDLKTQYAGIRAEILQALEEVADGATYVLGPRVAGFEEAFAAFVGARHCVGVNSGTSALHLALICAGVGPGDEVITVPMTFVATSWAVSYVGATPVFVDVDLATLTMDVRQVERRITNRTRAILPVHLYGQSADMGPLLEIGRRHGIPVVEDAAQAHGARCQERAAGTMGLCGCFSFYPGKNLGACGEAGAVVTNDADVAARLRTLRDHAQGRRYHHGELGFNYRMEAFQGAVLGIKLKYLEGWTEARRRLAERYQAGLADLPLLLPTEATDRRHVWHLFVALHPQRDRIRQALEERGVQTGLHYPIPVHLQGAYEHLGHQTGDFPVSERIARECFSLPIFPEMTNRQQDRVIETLTEILLEVEYA; encoded by the coding sequence ATGATCAGCCGTGATAGCGCAAGTGCGACGCTGGAGGCTCGCCCCGACGAGGGCCCGGTGCCTTTCCTCGACCTGAAGACCCAGTACGCCGGGATTCGGGCCGAGATTTTGCAGGCCTTGGAGGAGGTCGCCGACGGCGCGACCTACGTGCTGGGTCCTCGGGTGGCGGGATTCGAGGAAGCTTTCGCCGCCTTCGTCGGAGCCAGGCATTGCGTCGGCGTCAACAGCGGGACCTCGGCGCTCCACCTGGCCCTGATCTGCGCGGGGGTCGGACCGGGGGATGAGGTCATCACCGTCCCGATGACCTTCGTCGCCACCTCCTGGGCCGTAAGTTACGTCGGGGCCACCCCCGTGTTCGTCGACGTCGACCTGGCCACTCTCACGATGGACGTCCGGCAGGTCGAGCGGCGGATCACCAACCGGACCCGGGCGATCTTGCCAGTTCATCTCTACGGGCAGTCGGCCGACATGGGACCACTCCTGGAGATCGGCCGCCGACATGGCATCCCGGTCGTCGAGGACGCCGCGCAGGCGCACGGCGCCCGCTGTCAAGAGCGGGCGGCCGGGACGATGGGGCTTTGCGGCTGCTTCAGCTTCTACCCCGGCAAGAATCTCGGCGCCTGCGGCGAGGCGGGGGCGGTGGTCACCAACGACGCCGACGTGGCGGCGCGGCTGCGGACCCTGAGAGATCATGCCCAGGGCCGACGGTACCACCACGGAGAGCTCGGGTTCAATTATCGAATGGAAGCGTTCCAGGGGGCCGTCCTGGGGATCAAGCTGAAATACCTGGAGGGGTGGACCGAGGCTCGCCGTCGGCTCGCCGAGCGTTATCAAGCAGGGCTCGCCGACCTCCCCCTGTTGCTCCCGACCGAGGCCACGGACCGACGCCACGTCTGGCACCTCTTCGTCGCTCTTCATCCCCAGCGCGACAGAATCCGTCAGGCTCTGGAGGAGCGGGGCGTGCAGACCGGCCTACATTACCCGATCCCCGTCCACCTTCAGGGGGCCTACGAGCACCTGGGCCACCAGACCGGCGACTTCCCCGTCTCGGAGCGCATCGCCCGCGAATGCTTCTCGCTGCCGATCTTCCCCGAGATGACGAATCGACAACAGGATCGGGTGATCGAGACCCTGACCGAGATCCTCCTCGAGGTGGAATACGCATGA
- a CDS encoding glycosyltransferase family 4 protein encodes MKILLAWRVCDIGGVETWMLGLSQALRELGHEVELFFFSRGPFEDSVPDAQVTHFGDLSAMLKLVYARRYEVVHGATIDWELGLSAVRALGPKLVLTGNGWSDPAWNSSNCDALVGCSNWNAVAQQASTDLPVQMIPNAVDVDRFRPPEAVGDGPPIVAWVGRGSDLRQKQIDRLAAVAPGLRRLGLRLWIADPDGPGKVAPNVARVLRAEAEFWGGLEPERMPSFFRDVAASGGCLLSTSRYEGLSLAYIEAQACGCPVVGPDVIGVNEGVRPEHGGVLYPETLAPDSLVQLVQATLHDEAGMDRRRRACRRFVESSFSFSKTARDYLLVYGAAPYPRLGGMSGFIRRHRCSPLVNYRKYVETCWAAGHRQYQTSLDLDLAGEGRLAMLAASESLSTCPTLYLRWRRLAHLIKCLV; translated from the coding sequence ATGAAAATATTACTCGCGTGGAGGGTCTGCGATATCGGGGGGGTCGAGACCTGGATGCTCGGCCTTTCCCAAGCGCTCCGGGAGTTGGGTCACGAAGTGGAGCTGTTCTTCTTCTCCCGAGGGCCCTTCGAAGACAGCGTACCCGACGCCCAGGTCACGCATTTCGGTGACCTGTCGGCGATGTTGAAACTCGTTTACGCGCGGCGCTATGAGGTCGTTCATGGGGCGACCATCGACTGGGAACTCGGGCTGTCCGCCGTCCGCGCCCTGGGGCCGAAGTTGGTCCTCACGGGGAACGGATGGAGCGACCCCGCCTGGAACTCCTCGAACTGCGACGCCCTCGTCGGCTGCTCGAACTGGAACGCGGTGGCGCAGCAAGCCAGCACCGACCTCCCCGTGCAGATGATCCCTAACGCCGTGGACGTCGATCGATTTCGTCCCCCGGAAGCCGTCGGAGACGGCCCGCCGATCGTGGCCTGGGTCGGGAGAGGGTCCGACCTCCGACAGAAACAGATCGACAGGTTGGCCGCCGTGGCCCCCGGGCTGCGACGCCTGGGGCTCCGCTTGTGGATCGCCGACCCGGACGGCCCGGGCAAGGTCGCGCCGAACGTCGCTCGCGTGCTGCGGGCCGAGGCCGAGTTCTGGGGCGGCCTGGAGCCGGAGCGGATGCCGTCGTTCTTCCGGGACGTCGCCGCGAGCGGCGGCTGTCTGCTCTCAACCTCGCGTTATGAGGGACTGTCCCTGGCCTACATCGAAGCCCAGGCTTGCGGATGTCCGGTCGTGGGGCCGGACGTCATCGGCGTCAACGAAGGCGTGCGGCCCGAGCACGGCGGCGTCCTCTACCCGGAAACCTTGGCTCCCGACTCGCTCGTGCAACTGGTCCAGGCGACCCTCCACGACGAGGCAGGGATGGATCGAAGGAGGCGAGCCTGCCGCCGATTCGTCGAGTCCAGCTTCAGTTTCTCGAAAACGGCGCGAGACTACCTGCTCGTGTACGGAGCGGCTCCCTACCCTCGACTCGGGGGGATGTCGGGGTTCATCCGGCGACACCGATGCTCGCCGCTGGTCAATTACCGCAAATACGTGGAGACCTGCTGGGCGGCCGGCCATCGTCAGTATCAGACCTCGCTCGATCTGGACCTGGCCGGCGAGGGTCGACTGGCCATGCTCGCGGCGTCCGAGTCGCTGTCGACCTGCCCGACGCTCTACCTCAGGTGGAGAAGGCTGGCCCACTTGATCAAGTGCCTTGTTTGA
- a CDS encoding glycosyltransferase family 2 protein, with protein sequence MSRVDVIIPCYRYAHFLRGCVESVLSQSGPDVRILIIDDFSPDHTFELAAGLAAEDGRVEFRRHENNKGHIATFNEGLNWSEGDYTLLLSADDLLAPGALARAVGLMDAYPEVGFVYGRVVRFETDRAPIAPDSDLEPFGWKVIGGSEWLAQQCAYGFNRIASPEVVVRTELQHRLGGYLVELPHTGDLEMWLRLAAHSSVGYVDADQAFYRSHQHNMHKALAAETLSQLLHHKAAYDQFFRRCADHLSDGDALRRSAFEVLAREALGCSHEAFLGGDLGASEKLLRFAKSTDPGVVGTKIYSRMKWKIRIGPTVWSHLRRLSRRDPIASAMRGVGLP encoded by the coding sequence ATGAGTCGAGTCGATGTGATCATCCCTTGCTATCGATACGCCCACTTCCTGCGCGGTTGCGTCGAGAGCGTCCTGAGTCAATCGGGTCCGGACGTCCGAATCCTCATCATCGACGATTTCTCGCCGGACCACACGTTCGAGCTCGCCGCCGGGCTCGCTGCGGAAGACGGGCGCGTCGAGTTCCGTCGCCACGAGAACAACAAGGGTCACATCGCGACGTTTAACGAGGGTCTGAATTGGTCCGAGGGGGACTACACCCTCCTCCTGTCAGCTGACGACCTGTTGGCGCCCGGCGCCCTCGCTCGCGCCGTCGGACTCATGGACGCATACCCGGAAGTCGGATTCGTCTACGGACGGGTCGTCCGGTTCGAGACCGATCGGGCCCCGATCGCGCCCGATTCGGATCTCGAGCCGTTCGGATGGAAGGTGATCGGAGGTTCCGAATGGCTGGCGCAGCAATGCGCGTACGGATTCAATCGGATCGCGTCCCCGGAGGTCGTCGTACGTACGGAACTCCAGCATCGCTTGGGAGGCTACCTCGTCGAACTCCCCCACACCGGAGACCTGGAAATGTGGCTGCGTCTCGCCGCCCACTCCTCCGTGGGCTACGTCGACGCCGATCAGGCATTCTACAGGTCACATCAGCATAATATGCACAAGGCGTTGGCGGCCGAAACTTTGAGCCAGCTCCTCCACCACAAGGCGGCCTACGACCAGTTCTTTCGCCGCTGCGCGGACCACCTGAGCGACGGCGACGCGCTCCGGCGCTCGGCTTTCGAAGTATTGGCGCGCGAGGCGCTGGGGTGCTCCCACGAGGCATTCCTCGGGGGCGATCTCGGCGCCTCCGAGAAGTTGTTACGCTTCGCGAAGTCGACCGACCCGGGGGTCGTTGGGACGAAGATCTACTCGAGGATGAAATGGAAGATCAGGATCGGCCCGACGGTATGGTCCCACTTGCGCAGGCTCTCTCGACGCGATCCGATCGCGTCTGCAATGCGAGGAGTCGGTCTGCCATGA
- a CDS encoding O-antigen ligase family protein: MGFLLFLLVNATLFVRPAEVVPELMELPIYNVLILGCFAYSYPVVLRQLSGESLVENPITACVVGLLGSVVLSHLSHLHLSDTLTFGFLFAKVVMYYLLLVGLVDSTDRLRRFLYWLGWMIFVLTALALLQYHGMINVPALQSYAEEQYGEDGVELTEIVRLCSTGIYNNPNSLSRILVTGLILSLYWLSDRRSGLLRWIWTAPLVLEGYALTLTQSRGGFMGLMASLLCLLYARFGAKKAFFLSILAVPVALALKGRQADISLSGGTGHQRLEIWAEGWRLFRGSPIFGIGMDQFVEEIHYVAHNSFFHCFAELGFVGGSFYVGMFYLAIRWPLKLGCAGSPIRDPEFRRVGRYLAAIIAGEAVGQLSITRSYEVPTYLLIGLAAVYLRLAASQPSASIPRLSYSRMTRLMTILLDLQPSASGPRLGFSLVAQVSSVSLALLLFLYMLMKL, translated from the coding sequence ATGGGTTTTCTCCTGTTCCTCCTGGTCAATGCGACGCTCTTCGTCAGGCCGGCGGAGGTCGTCCCCGAGCTCATGGAACTACCCATCTATAATGTGCTGATCCTCGGATGCTTCGCGTACTCGTATCCCGTCGTCCTCCGGCAATTGAGTGGCGAGAGCCTGGTCGAGAACCCGATCACCGCGTGCGTCGTGGGGCTGCTCGGTTCGGTCGTACTGTCGCATCTGTCGCACCTCCATCTCTCCGACACCCTGACGTTCGGATTCCTGTTCGCCAAGGTCGTCATGTACTACCTGCTCCTCGTCGGTCTCGTCGATTCAACGGATCGACTGCGTCGATTCCTCTACTGGCTGGGTTGGATGATCTTCGTGCTGACCGCCTTGGCCCTCCTGCAATATCACGGGATGATCAACGTACCGGCCCTACAGTCTTATGCGGAGGAGCAATACGGCGAGGACGGAGTCGAGCTGACCGAGATCGTCAGGCTCTGTAGCACGGGGATCTACAACAATCCCAATTCGCTCTCGCGCATCCTCGTGACGGGCTTGATCCTCAGCCTCTACTGGTTGAGCGACCGCCGGTCGGGGCTCCTCCGGTGGATCTGGACGGCGCCCCTGGTCCTCGAAGGCTATGCCCTGACGCTGACACAGTCGCGCGGCGGTTTCATGGGCCTAATGGCGTCGCTCCTCTGCTTACTTTACGCACGCTTCGGCGCGAAGAAGGCTTTCTTCTTGAGCATCCTCGCCGTGCCGGTCGCCCTCGCCTTGAAGGGCCGTCAGGCCGACATCTCGCTGAGCGGGGGGACCGGTCACCAACGCCTCGAAATCTGGGCGGAGGGGTGGAGGCTCTTCCGAGGCTCCCCGATCTTCGGCATCGGCATGGACCAGTTCGTCGAAGAAATCCATTACGTCGCTCATAATTCCTTCTTCCACTGTTTCGCCGAGTTGGGGTTCGTCGGCGGCTCGTTCTACGTCGGGATGTTCTATCTCGCGATCAGGTGGCCCCTGAAACTTGGCTGCGCCGGGTCGCCGATCCGCGACCCCGAATTTCGGAGGGTGGGCCGTTACCTGGCGGCGATCATCGCGGGCGAAGCCGTGGGCCAACTCTCGATCACGCGCAGCTACGAAGTGCCGACGTACCTGCTCATCGGACTGGCGGCCGTCTATTTGCGATTGGCTGCCAGCCAACCGTCCGCGTCGATCCCGAGGTTGAGCTACTCGCGAATGACCCGGTTGATGACCATCCTCTTGGACCTCCAACCGTCCGCATCGGGCCCGAGGTTGGGCTTCAGCCTCGTCGCCCAGGTTTCATCGGTCAGCCTGGCTCTGCTGTTATTCCTCTATATGCTCATGAAACTCTAA
- a CDS encoding DegT/DnrJ/EryC1/StrS family aminotransferase → MSLVIRKIPIARPSLGEEEAEAGRRAILSGWITQGPEVAAFEEEFADYVGASHACAVSNCTTALHLALLALGVGPGDEVVTVSHSFIATANAVRHCGARPVFVDIDPRTYNIDTGLIESAITPRTRAILPVHQIGLPCDMASVLDVARRHGLPVVEDAACAIGSELRIDGRWERIGRPHGAVACFSFHPRKVLTTGEGGMITTHDPELDRKFRLLRQHGMSISDTARHVARAVVFEEYPILGFNYRMTDIQAAVGRVQLRRLPEMLARRIDLAERYSRALEEIPGLETHQIPPFARPNHQSYAVRVTSEFPLSRDELMQSLLEQGISTRRGVMNAHQEGAYADESMRRLPHSEAARDGVVFLPLYDSMSANDQLWVITALREAAEAPCRREATGTDGPRSWHPNS, encoded by the coding sequence TTGAGTTTAGTCATTCGGAAGATCCCGATCGCCCGCCCCAGCCTGGGCGAGGAAGAGGCCGAGGCGGGCCGCCGGGCGATCCTCTCGGGCTGGATCACTCAGGGCCCCGAGGTCGCGGCCTTCGAAGAGGAGTTCGCCGACTACGTCGGTGCGTCCCATGCCTGCGCCGTCTCGAACTGCACGACGGCCCTGCACCTGGCGCTCCTCGCCCTCGGCGTCGGCCCGGGCGACGAGGTCGTCACGGTCAGCCACTCGTTCATCGCTACCGCGAACGCCGTCCGCCATTGCGGGGCGCGCCCCGTGTTCGTGGACATCGACCCGAGGACTTACAACATTGATACCGGCCTCATCGAGTCCGCGATCACTCCGAGGACCCGGGCGATCCTGCCGGTCCATCAGATCGGCCTGCCGTGCGACATGGCGAGCGTCCTGGACGTCGCCAGGCGGCACGGCCTGCCCGTGGTGGAGGACGCCGCTTGCGCCATCGGGAGCGAGCTGCGCATCGACGGACGCTGGGAGCGGATAGGCCGGCCCCACGGTGCCGTAGCTTGCTTTTCGTTCCATCCGCGCAAGGTCCTGACCACTGGCGAAGGGGGGATGATCACCACGCACGATCCCGAGCTCGACCGCAAGTTCCGGCTGCTCCGGCAGCATGGGATGAGCATCTCGGACACCGCACGGCATGTGGCCCGGGCCGTGGTCTTCGAGGAATACCCGATCCTGGGATTCAACTACCGGATGACGGACATCCAGGCGGCGGTCGGACGCGTGCAACTCCGCCGATTGCCTGAGATGCTGGCCCGGCGCATCGATCTGGCCGAGCGGTATTCGCGAGCCCTCGAAGAGATCCCTGGCCTGGAGACGCACCAGATCCCGCCCTTCGCGCGGCCCAACCATCAATCCTACGCGGTCCGCGTGACATCCGAATTCCCCCTCTCGCGGGACGAACTGATGCAGTCGCTCCTGGAACAAGGAATCAGCACCCGCCGAGGCGTCATGAACGCGCATCAGGAAGGAGCGTACGCGGACGAGTCGATGCGACGCCTGCCCCACTCCGAAGCGGCCCGGGACGGCGTCGTCTTCCTGCCGCTCTACGACTCGATGAGCGCAAACGACCAACTCTGGGTGATCACGGCCCTGCGTGAGGCCGCGGAAGCCCCTTGTCGACGGGAGGCGACAGGAACGGACGGCCCCCGGTCCTGGCACCCCAACTCTTAG
- a CDS encoding ABC transporter ATP-binding protein encodes MSAVITAENVSKRYRIGLRRGGEYSTLRESIMDAASGTLDRVKRSFGTSPAPLPVSEEFWALKGVDLEIRRGEAVGIVGGNGAGKSTLLKVLSRITEPTEGRVEIEGRVGSLLEVGTGFHPELTGRENVFLNGAIIGMGRREVARKFDAIVDFAEIGQFIDTPVKRYSSGMYVRLAFAVAAHMEPDIFLIDEVLSVGDLAFQRKCMDHARSLLSRDATLLLVSHNMFAIKAICDRAVLLSKGRVALEGPTEDVIRAYDQAGRLDMLTWASGMVGSDPTKCPIYITDFEVMGEDGRPRTLFKHGESMRMRLHYEAQEVVMNPTFSVAVIRSDDTSCCNYNTLMDEFRTDAVSGSGAIELLTPPIKLSADLYSIHVLVWDGKFQRLYCAQAGKNFHVTHPVLSSEFGVFHEAARWSWAT; translated from the coding sequence ATGTCAGCCGTGATCACAGCCGAGAACGTCTCCAAACGCTATCGCATCGGCCTCCGCAGGGGCGGTGAATACTCCACCCTGCGGGAATCGATCATGGATGCGGCTTCGGGGACGTTGGATCGCGTCAAGCGGTCGTTTGGAACTTCCCCGGCCCCCCTTCCGGTCTCGGAGGAATTCTGGGCGCTGAAGGGCGTGGATCTGGAGATCCGGCGAGGCGAGGCCGTCGGGATCGTGGGCGGCAACGGAGCGGGGAAGTCGACCCTCCTCAAGGTCCTCAGCCGGATCACCGAGCCGACCGAGGGCCGAGTGGAGATTGAAGGCCGAGTGGGGAGCTTGCTCGAGGTGGGCACGGGGTTCCACCCCGAACTCACCGGTCGCGAGAACGTCTTCCTCAACGGCGCGATCATCGGCATGGGTCGCCGAGAGGTGGCCCGCAAGTTCGACGCGATCGTCGATTTCGCGGAGATCGGACAATTCATCGATACGCCCGTCAAACGCTATTCCAGCGGGATGTACGTCCGCCTGGCGTTCGCCGTCGCCGCCCACATGGAACCTGACATCTTCCTGATCGACGAGGTGCTGTCGGTGGGAGACCTGGCCTTTCAGCGAAAATGCATGGATCACGCCAGGTCCCTGCTGAGCCGAGACGCGACGCTCCTCCTGGTCTCGCACAACATGTTCGCGATCAAGGCCATATGCGACCGAGCGGTCCTCCTATCCAAAGGCCGGGTCGCGCTCGAAGGGCCGACCGAAGACGTCATCCGGGCCTACGACCAAGCGGGAAGGCTCGACATGCTGACCTGGGCCTCGGGCATGGTCGGCTCCGACCCGACGAAGTGCCCGATCTACATCACGGACTTCGAAGTCATGGGCGAGGACGGCCGACCGCGAACCCTCTTCAAGCATGGCGAGAGCATGCGGATGCGGCTGCACTACGAAGCCCAGGAGGTCGTCATGAATCCGACCTTCAGCGTGGCCGTGATCCGCTCCGACGACACCTCATGCTGCAATTACAACACCTTGATGGACGAATTCCGAACCGACGCGGTCTCCGGCAGCGGCGCCATCGAGTTGCTCACGCCGCCGATCAAACTGTCCGCCGACCTCTATTCGATCCACGTCCTCGTCTGGGACGGCAAGTTCCAGCGGCTCTATTGCGCGCAGGCCGGCAAGAATTTCCACGTCACCCACCCCGTGCTGAGCAGCGAGTTCGGCGTCTTCCACGAAGCCGCCCGGTGGTCGTGGGCGACCTGA